Proteins found in one Synechococcus sp. UW179A genomic segment:
- a CDS encoding Nif11-like leader peptide family natural product precursor: MTEEQLKAFLEKVKADTSLQEKLKAASDADAVVSLAKEEGFSISADDLKNAQSELSEEELESVAGGNYTDTGLYICPATHGGGKGHTGHCTHGLAPCC, translated from the coding sequence ATGACAGAAGAGCAACTCAAAGCCTTTCTAGAGAAGGTCAAAGCAGACACCAGCCTTCAGGAGAAGCTGAAAGCTGCTTCGGATGCTGATGCTGTGGTTTCTCTTGCCAAAGAGGAGGGATTTAGCATCTCTGCCGATGACTTGAAGAACGCTCAATCAGAACTTTCAGAAGAAGAGCTGGAAAGCGTAGCTGGCGGAAACTACACTGACACTGGGTTATACATCTGTCCGGCAACACACGGCGGCGGAAAAGGACACACGGGACACTGCACTCACGGACTAGCTCCATGCTGTTGA
- a CDS encoding Nif11-like leader peptide family natural product precursor, with amino-acid sequence MSEEQLKAFLEKVKADSSLQEKLKTAADANAVVSIAKETGFSILAGEFQSLVDDAELESAAGGCQVNSAKLSFPPYCDFPPKNQIG; translated from the coding sequence ATGTCAGAAGAGCAACTCAAAGCGTTCCTAGAGAAAGTCAAAGCTGACAGCAGCCTTCAAGAGAAGCTCAAAACCGCAGCTGATGCCAATGCGGTGGTTTCGATTGCAAAAGAAACTGGATTTTCAATCCTTGCAGGGGAGTTTCAATCATTAGTGGATGATGCCGAATTGGAAAGTGCAGCTGGAGGATGCCAGGTCAATTCAGCGAAACTTAGTTTTCCTCCGTATTGCGACTTTCCTCCCAAAAATCAAATTGGATAG
- a CDS encoding RNA-binding protein, whose product MTIYIGNLSFQAEQEDLLDLFSQYGEVKSASLPLDRETGRKRGFGFVEMNTDEDEQKAIDDLQNVEWMGRMIRVNKATPRERSGGGGGGRGGYGGGGRDGGGGGYGGGGGNRW is encoded by the coding sequence ATGACCATTTACATCGGCAATCTCTCCTTCCAGGCTGAGCAGGAAGACCTGCTTGACCTGTTCAGCCAGTACGGCGAAGTGAAGAGCGCCAGCCTTCCTCTCGATAGAGAAACGGGTCGCAAGCGCGGCTTCGGCTTCGTTGAAATGAACACTGACGAGGACGAGCAAAAAGCAATCGACGATCTCCAAAACGTCGAATGGATGGGCCGGATGATCCGTGTCAACAAGGCCACACCTCGCGAGCGCAGTGGCGGCGGTGGCGGCGGCCGCGGTGGTTATGGCGGCGGCGGCCGCGATGGCGGCGGCGGCGGCTACGGCGGTGGTGGAGGCAATCGCTGGTGA
- a CDS encoding Nif11-like leader peptide family natural product precursor, whose product MSVEQLQAFLEKVKGDSNLQAKLKAAKSPEDVVGIAKEHGFEFTADKITEISKEELEGMAGGCGVGGQRRIPKLVALAHTVGQVVAGKNLVSIIFPLRLQNLHTQSLCIYRAFFMLQSPQTAHKSAFNAWDD is encoded by the coding sequence ATGTCAGTAGAACAACTCCAAGCCTTCCTGGAAAAAGTGAAAGGTGATTCCAATCTTCAAGCCAAGCTAAAAGCAGCTAAGTCACCTGAAGACGTCGTGGGCATCGCTAAAGAACACGGCTTCGAATTCACTGCTGATAAGATTACTGAAATCAGTAAAGAGGAACTAGAAGGCATGGCTGGAGGCTGTGGTGTTGGGGGGCAGAGAAGAATACCAAAACTGGTGGCTTTGGCTCACACTGTGGGGCAGGTTGTTGCTGGTAAAAATCTGGTGTCCATAATTTTTCCCCTTCGGCTTCAAAACTTACACACTCAAAGCCTCTGCATTTACAGGGCCTTTTTTATGCTTCAATCACCCCAAACAGCCCACAAATCAGCCTTCAATGCCTGGGACGATTGA
- a CDS encoding Nif11-like leader peptide family natural product precursor codes for MSEEQLKAFLEKVKGDTSLQEKLKAAANPDAVVAIAKEAGFSISADDLTNPKLSDEELEGVAGGHCILHPSITDTPSLILPIIICPP; via the coding sequence ATGTCAGAAGAGCAACTCAAAGCGTTCCTTGAAAAAGTCAAAGGCGACACCAGCCTTCAGGAAAAGCTCAAAGCAGCAGCTAATCCTGATGCAGTAGTTGCGATTGCAAAAGAAGCTGGGTTTAGTATTTCTGCTGACGACCTAACTAATCCAAAGCTCTCTGACGAGGAGCTGGAAGGTGTGGCAGGTGGACACTGCATTTTACATCCATCCATCACTGACACCCCCTCTTTAATACTGCCCATCATCATTTGCCCACCATAA
- a CDS encoding cation:proton antiporter has translation MLPLLAAASPGLTSLSHLAHQPLGSFALLLALAMLVPPLFRRTGLPDLVGLLLAGVLMGPSVLNLLQPDGETLQLVSDIGAIYLLFIVGLEIDLDEFNRVRSRSLTIGVLHFVGGMATGGVIGLLLGYPLVPCLLIGSLIATHTPLGYPIVRSYGAQRDEAVVVSVGSTILTDIASLVVLAIAIGLGRHSFSLINLAGLIASVAIFAVAVVVIIRTVGRRIFRGSVNDESRIFLTILLILFIASLGAELAGVEKIVGAFLAGLAVNSVLPEGKSKQQVILVGAALFIPIFFIHLGLLLDLSSLKNSITHFQLPVLMVIGVISCKGVVSLIAGRAFRYNGNQMVMMWSLAMPQVAATLATAFIGYEAGLLDQTVLNAVLAMMVVTATLGPTLTARSVRQLVEPKRTRRSNAVLSDDASSDDVTPFDVVSRPLTIVVPIANPSTEQGLLSIASRLLSGGAEMQGQLLPLALVCPSLEEARGGLNRAVASARERLSQAATIGRQLQVRTRCLLRLDEDIAGGMSRSALEQGADLLMIGAGRPDKVRRWFFGDLVDGVCRTAHCPVVVVNLAERQVESLRRILVPIKDLSASAREQFELAQRILASQSSEQGLITLLHIVDPRLNRSERIRIEHELRRWQPRNSMGANIRIQLTYGPGVETKIELSSRDHDLVILRSQRRQVAGLPIPASDRTSNLVSLLNCASMVISEPLT, from the coding sequence ATGTTGCCCCTGCTCGCTGCGGCATCACCGGGGCTCACGTCGCTGTCCCACTTGGCACATCAGCCATTGGGAAGCTTCGCGTTGCTCTTGGCGCTGGCAATGCTGGTTCCACCCCTGTTCAGGCGAACAGGCCTTCCCGATCTCGTCGGCCTACTGCTCGCTGGCGTCCTAATGGGCCCCAGCGTTCTCAACCTTCTGCAGCCCGATGGTGAGACCCTTCAACTCGTTTCTGACATCGGCGCGATCTATCTCCTGTTCATTGTTGGACTGGAAATTGATCTCGATGAATTCAATCGAGTACGCAGTCGATCTCTGACCATTGGAGTTCTCCATTTTGTCGGTGGCATGGCAACAGGGGGAGTCATCGGACTCCTACTCGGCTATCCGCTGGTGCCCTGCCTGCTGATCGGGAGCCTGATTGCAACGCATACCCCTTTGGGCTATCCAATCGTGCGCAGTTATGGAGCGCAACGAGATGAGGCCGTCGTGGTCAGCGTGGGCAGCACAATTCTCACCGATATCGCCTCTCTGGTCGTACTTGCGATCGCCATCGGTCTTGGCAGGCACTCCTTTTCACTCATTAATCTGGCCGGCTTGATCGCCAGCGTCGCAATCTTTGCGGTAGCAGTCGTCGTCATCATTCGCACGGTCGGACGCAGGATCTTCCGCGGAAGCGTCAACGACGAAAGTCGGATCTTCCTCACCATCCTGCTCATCCTGTTCATCGCTTCGCTTGGTGCGGAACTTGCCGGCGTAGAAAAAATCGTCGGGGCCTTTCTGGCTGGACTGGCGGTGAACTCCGTGCTGCCAGAGGGAAAGTCAAAACAGCAGGTGATTCTGGTTGGTGCGGCTCTGTTCATCCCCATCTTTTTCATTCACCTTGGCCTGCTGCTCGATCTGAGCAGCCTCAAAAACTCCATCACCCATTTTCAACTGCCTGTCTTGATGGTGATCGGTGTCATCAGCTGCAAAGGGGTCGTGAGCCTGATTGCCGGTCGGGCCTTCCGGTACAACGGCAACCAGATGGTGATGATGTGGTCGTTGGCCATGCCACAGGTCGCTGCAACACTGGCCACAGCATTCATTGGCTACGAGGCCGGATTGCTCGACCAAACGGTGCTGAATGCCGTTCTGGCGATGATGGTGGTGACCGCAACCCTCGGCCCGACCCTCACCGCACGATCGGTCAGGCAACTGGTGGAACCAAAACGAACAAGGCGCAGCAACGCAGTGCTTAGCGATGACGCCTCATCAGACGATGTCACCCCATTCGATGTGGTCAGCCGGCCACTGACCATCGTCGTTCCGATCGCGAATCCTTCCACCGAACAGGGGCTGCTGAGCATTGCCTCACGACTCCTGAGCGGCGGTGCCGAAATGCAGGGTCAATTGCTGCCCCTTGCTCTGGTATGTCCCAGCCTTGAAGAAGCGAGAGGTGGGTTGAATCGTGCAGTGGCATCTGCCCGAGAGAGGCTGTCCCAGGCTGCGACTATCGGCAGGCAGCTGCAGGTGAGAACCCGCTGCCTGCTGCGACTGGATGAAGATATTGCAGGCGGAATGAGTCGCAGCGCCCTTGAACAGGGTGCTGATCTGTTGATGATTGGAGCCGGACGACCGGACAAGGTGAGGCGCTGGTTCTTCGGTGACCTCGTGGACGGGGTCTGCCGCACTGCACATTGCCCAGTTGTGGTGGTCAACCTTGCTGAACGTCAGGTGGAATCACTTCGACGAATTCTTGTTCCAATCAAAGATCTCTCCGCCAGCGCCCGCGAACAGTTTGAACTCGCCCAGCGAATTCTCGCGAGCCAATCCAGCGAGCAGGGCCTGATCACACTTCTGCATATCGTTGATCCTCGACTCAATCGATCTGAACGTATCCGGATCGAACATGAGCTGCGTCGTTGGCAACCTCGCAACAGCATGGGCGCCAACATTCGCATTCAGCTCACGTACGGACCAGGAGTTGAAACCAAGATCGAACTCAGCAGCCGCGATCACGATCTGGTGATCTTGCGCTCTCAGCGCCGTCAAGTTGCAGGATTGCCCATCCCCGCGAGTGATCGAACCAGCAATCTGGTGTCTCTGCTGAAT
- a CDS encoding transposase has protein sequence MGRTQRKLPAGHAFHITLRCNSRQFLIAKGLRRDVLLAVLSKAKQKVPHRLYAVCLMANHLHLLLRPDDANELPKLMHWFGWYSAMALNRLSGRCGHFWEARYYATAIAPTDHRRVLNTLRYIHANPKAEGIRKGFYDPYSNYGHYGRLACDGISEWHPSFLQLASSLKGCSRRYARFCQNYRHKSKGGSRRHWGSRMLKRLVETNRSARSKKNRVSPGQQKLRFAFDICLNQIPEEWHQVAVRFRRANGIRDGDMGRRFWQLR, from the coding sequence ATGGGACGTACTCAACGCAAGCTTCCTGCAGGTCACGCCTTTCACATCACACTCAGATGCAATAGCCGTCAGTTTCTGATTGCCAAAGGATTGAGGCGTGATGTGCTTCTAGCTGTGCTCTCTAAAGCCAAGCAAAAGGTGCCCCATAGGTTGTATGCGGTGTGCCTGATGGCTAATCACCTGCATTTGCTGTTGCGTCCTGATGATGCAAATGAATTGCCAAAGCTGATGCATTGGTTTGGTTGGTATTCAGCGATGGCACTTAATCGCCTGAGTGGTCGTTGCGGGCACTTTTGGGAGGCGAGGTATTACGCCACTGCAATTGCTCCAACAGACCACAGGCGAGTGCTGAATACATTGCGTTATATCCACGCCAATCCAAAGGCAGAAGGAATAAGAAAAGGGTTTTATGACCCCTATTCCAATTACGGGCATTACGGACGGTTGGCATGTGATGGCATCAGCGAATGGCACCCAAGCTTTCTGCAACTGGCATCAAGCCTGAAGGGATGTTCCAGGCGATATGCACGGTTCTGCCAGAACTACCGGCACAAAAGCAAAGGCGGCTCTAGGCGCCATTGGGGCTCAAGGATGCTGAAACGACTGGTTGAAACCAATAGAAGTGCCAGAAGCAAGAAGAACCGGGTGTCACCAGGACAGCAGAAGTTACGCTTTGCATTTGATATTTGCCTCAATCAAATTCCAGAGGAGTGGCATCAGGTGGCGGTGAGATTTAGACGAGCGAATGGCATCCGTGATGGCGACATGGGGCGAAGGTTTTGGCAGTTGCGTTGA
- a CDS encoding ABC transporter ATP-binding protein: MPQFKPHASEQAPLIRLFKHLRPYRQRVWSAASCSVINKIFDLAPPVLIALAVDVVVQQDTSWLAQLGATTVLSQLIVLAILSFLVWTAESFFEYLYGLLWRNLAQSAQHSLRLEAYDHLQRLEMDFFEHDSSGRLLTVLNDDINQLERFLNHGANEILHLITTVLLVGCLMTVLAPGVALFAFLPIPIILWGSLNFQRRLAPRYGDVRRRAGDMASRLTNNIGGMLTIKSFAQEGWELEQLRRESDAYRECNRHAIRISAAFIPLIRFAILFAFLAILLVGGVQARNGVIAVGTYSFLVFITQRLLWPLTTLGRTLDDYQRAMASTQRVLDLIDTPIQIAGGSRRVAADQVRGDIRYELVDFAYRNRPVLLNKFNLNIPAGKTLGIVGATGSGKSSLIKLLLRLYPLNSGRIFLDEIPIEQLRLDDLRRSIALVSQDVYLFHGSVSENIAYGAPNASSKQVRDAAREAEALEFIQALPEQFDTVVGERGQRLSGGQRQRIALARAILKNAPVLILDEATAAVDNDTEAAIQRSLMRITANRTTLVIAHRLSTVRHADRIVVMDHGCIVEDGTHEQLLHQAGVYADLWRVQAGLRRDEALIL, from the coding sequence ATGCCTCAATTCAAGCCCCATGCCAGCGAGCAGGCGCCTCTGATTCGTTTGTTCAAGCATCTGCGCCCATACCGCCAGAGGGTTTGGAGTGCTGCCAGCTGCTCGGTGATCAACAAAATCTTCGATCTAGCACCACCGGTACTGATTGCTCTTGCAGTGGACGTGGTTGTTCAGCAGGACACGTCCTGGCTTGCTCAGCTCGGAGCCACCACGGTACTCAGTCAGTTAATCGTGCTGGCAATACTCTCTTTCCTGGTCTGGACGGCTGAATCCTTTTTTGAGTACCTGTATGGCCTGCTCTGGCGAAACCTGGCCCAGAGCGCTCAACACAGCCTGCGCCTTGAGGCTTATGACCATCTCCAGAGACTGGAGATGGACTTCTTCGAACACGACAGCAGTGGACGGCTGCTCACGGTGCTCAACGATGACATCAATCAGCTTGAGCGATTTCTGAACCATGGAGCTAATGAGATCCTGCATCTCATCACCACAGTGCTGCTGGTGGGTTGTTTGATGACGGTGTTGGCTCCGGGTGTGGCGCTCTTCGCCTTCCTGCCAATCCCAATCATTCTCTGGGGCTCACTCAATTTCCAGCGCCGGCTTGCCCCACGCTACGGCGATGTACGCCGACGAGCAGGAGACATGGCCTCAAGGCTCACCAACAACATTGGAGGGATGCTCACCATCAAAAGCTTTGCTCAAGAAGGCTGGGAGCTTGAACAGCTCCGAAGGGAAAGTGATGCCTACAGGGAATGCAACCGACATGCCATCAGGATCTCCGCCGCTTTCATTCCACTGATCCGTTTCGCCATTCTGTTTGCGTTCCTGGCAATCCTGCTGGTCGGGGGAGTTCAAGCCAGGAATGGCGTGATCGCAGTTGGAACCTACAGCTTTCTTGTCTTCATCACCCAGAGATTGCTCTGGCCACTCACAACTCTTGGCCGCACGCTGGATGACTACCAACGCGCCATGGCCTCAACCCAGCGGGTTCTGGATCTGATCGACACACCGATACAGATCGCTGGTGGAAGCCGCCGCGTAGCCGCAGATCAGGTGCGTGGAGACATCCGTTACGAGCTGGTCGATTTCGCTTATCGAAATCGACCCGTTCTGCTGAACAAATTCAACCTAAACATTCCTGCGGGGAAAACACTTGGAATTGTCGGAGCTACCGGTTCAGGCAAAAGCTCTCTAATAAAACTCTTGCTGAGGCTTTATCCCCTCAATTCAGGGAGAATCTTTCTGGATGAAATCCCTATTGAACAATTGCGACTCGATGATCTTCGGCGCTCCATCGCGCTTGTCAGTCAAGACGTCTATCTCTTTCACGGCAGCGTAAGTGAAAACATCGCCTACGGAGCACCCAACGCCTCGTCGAAGCAGGTACGTGACGCCGCTCGCGAGGCCGAAGCACTTGAGTTCATCCAGGCACTGCCGGAACAGTTCGACACAGTCGTTGGAGAGAGAGGACAACGACTCTCAGGAGGGCAGCGCCAACGCATCGCATTAGCAAGAGCGATTCTGAAAAATGCTCCTGTGTTAATCCTTGATGAAGCGACCGCTGCAGTCGACAACGACACAGAAGCTGCGATCCAGCGTTCACTGATGCGCATCACCGCGAACCGCACCACATTGGTGATTGCTCATCGACTCAGCACGGTTCGACATGCTGATCGCATCGTTGTCATGGACCACGGTTGCATCGTGGAAGATGGCACCCATGAACAACTGCTGCATCAAGCTGGTGTCTACGCCGATCTCTGGCGCGTTCAGGCCGGACTGCGCCGCGATGAAGCACTGATCCTTTGA
- a CDS encoding DEAD/DEAH box helicase has protein sequence MTQTQSQAVEPCAVDLTVSELPQPTAAAEEQDLFTTVIEPSGEGELAANQSTEGANPSEFAGFGFSEALLKTLEEKGYKEPSPIQKAAIPELMLGRDLVGQAQTGTGKTAAFALPLLERLEGRSNQPRVLVLAPTRELAMQVADSFKAYAAGHPHLNVLAIYGGSDFRSQIHALKRGVDVVVGTPGRVMDHMRQGTLNTSGLRSLVLDEADEMLRMGFIDDVEWILEQLPEERQVVLFSATMPNEIRRLSKRYLSEPAEITIKTKDREAKRIRHRSITLQNGHKLEALNRVLEAVTGEGVIIFARTKAITLTVAESLEASGHDVAVLNGDVPQNQRERTVDRLRKGTVNILVATDVAARGLDVDRIGLVINYDMPFDSEAYVHRIGRTGRAGRTGEAILFITPRERRFVGNLERAVGQAIEPMDIPSNAQINESRLNRLRSRLSQAASAESNEEIALLQELIQRVGQENELSMEQLAVAALKLAVGDQPLLVQGDEGWLKTPARADRRDDRRDPRGRDRRRIDRESRPPEDNMMRYRVEVGYRDRVKPGNLVGAIANESGLQGRMIGRIQIFDAHSLVDLPKGMPEDVYNALRKLKVMNRELQISQAS, from the coding sequence ATGACCCAGACGCAATCGCAGGCCGTTGAGCCCTGCGCAGTGGATCTCACTGTTTCAGAACTTCCTCAACCGACAGCGGCTGCTGAGGAGCAGGATCTTTTCACCACCGTGATTGAACCGAGCGGAGAAGGCGAATTAGCTGCAAACCAAAGCACAGAGGGAGCGAATCCTTCCGAGTTTGCAGGCTTCGGATTCAGTGAGGCATTGCTGAAAACCCTGGAAGAAAAGGGCTACAAGGAACCGTCCCCAATTCAGAAAGCGGCAATTCCGGAACTGATGCTGGGACGCGATCTGGTCGGCCAAGCTCAGACGGGTACAGGCAAGACCGCTGCCTTCGCGCTTCCTCTGCTGGAACGCCTTGAGGGGCGTAGCAATCAGCCGAGGGTGCTGGTGCTCGCACCCACTCGCGAACTGGCGATGCAGGTGGCCGACTCCTTCAAGGCCTACGCCGCCGGACATCCCCATCTGAATGTGCTGGCGATCTACGGAGGCTCCGATTTCAGATCACAGATTCATGCTCTCAAGCGTGGTGTGGATGTGGTGGTCGGCACCCCTGGTCGGGTAATGGACCACATGCGCCAGGGAACGCTGAACACCTCAGGACTGCGCAGTCTGGTGCTGGATGAAGCCGACGAGATGTTGCGAATGGGCTTCATCGACGATGTGGAGTGGATCCTCGAGCAACTGCCTGAGGAACGTCAGGTGGTGTTGTTCTCGGCAACGATGCCGAATGAGATCCGCCGTCTCTCCAAGCGCTATCTGAGCGAACCGGCAGAGATCACTATTAAGACCAAAGACCGTGAAGCCAAACGAATTCGCCACAGATCCATCACGCTTCAGAACGGCCACAAACTCGAGGCCCTGAACCGAGTCTTAGAAGCTGTGACCGGAGAAGGCGTGATCATTTTCGCCCGCACCAAGGCCATCACTCTCACCGTGGCTGAGTCCCTGGAGGCATCAGGTCACGATGTGGCGGTTCTCAATGGTGATGTTCCACAGAACCAGCGCGAACGCACCGTTGATCGCCTGCGCAAGGGCACGGTGAACATCCTCGTAGCCACAGACGTGGCAGCCCGTGGTCTTGATGTGGACCGGATCGGGCTGGTGATCAACTACGACATGCCATTCGACAGTGAGGCTTATGTGCACCGCATCGGGCGCACAGGTCGTGCCGGGCGCACAGGAGAAGCCATCCTGTTCATCACGCCTCGGGAACGTCGCTTTGTCGGCAACCTCGAACGGGCTGTGGGTCAGGCCATTGAACCGATGGACATTCCCAGCAATGCCCAAATCAACGAAAGCAGGTTAAATCGGCTGCGTAGTCGCCTCAGTCAGGCTGCTTCAGCCGAAAGCAACGAAGAAATCGCGCTGCTGCAGGAGCTGATTCAACGGGTGGGTCAGGAAAACGAGCTGAGCATGGAGCAGCTGGCAGTGGCAGCACTAAAGCTTGCAGTGGGTGATCAACCGCTGCTGGTGCAGGGTGATGAAGGCTGGCTCAAGACTCCTGCCCGCGCCGATCGACGAGATGATCGCCGTGATCCACGCGGTCGCGATCGTCGCCGCATCGATCGAGAGTCACGCCCACCTGAAGACAACATGATGCGTTACAGGGTTGAGGTGGGTTATCGCGACCGGGTCAAGCCTGGGAACCTAGTCGGTGCGATCGCCAATGAATCAGGACTGCAAGGGCGAATGATCGGAAGAATTCAAATCTTTGATGCGCACAGCCTTGTGGATCTCCCCAAAGGCATGCCTGAGGATGTGTACAACGCTCTTCGCAAACTGAAAGTCATGAACCGAGAGCTTCAGATCTCTCAAGCCTCCTGA